The nucleotide sequence AGCACGACGCCGAGCGGTCCGAGCCGCATGCGGCTGCGCGCGAGCTTGGGCGAGCTCACCCAGGCGCGGCAGGAGGGGCACTTCGCCGCGCCCTGCCGGATCGAGAGGGCGCCGCACCTCGGGCACTTGGTCTTGCTCACCGCAGCACCCAGACGCGCCGCGCGCGCGCCGAAAAGGCCGCCGCGCTGCCCGCGTCCTTGCCGAACCGAACACTCGTGACCTGGTCGGTGACGTCCACACGCACGGGCTCGCCGGTCGCGAGGTCGACGACGTACACCGCAGGCGACGGCGCGCCGGTGACGACGAGCGCCTGGTCGCCGGAGGGCGAGACCTCGAGCGCGATCACGGGGCTGCCGAGCTCGAGGCGCGTGTCCTGAGCAAGCGTGGCCGGCGCATGCAGCGAGAGCGCGCGGCCCGCCCTGCAACCCACGACGAGTGTACGAGGCGCGGCCCGGACGAACACGGGATCGGCGCAGGTCTCGCGAGAAACGTCGGGCGCGGCGAGCAGCCCCTTGCCTTCGAGCGCGACACGCGCGAGCCGCGAGGAGCCAAGCGCGACGAACGCAAACCCCGACCTGACGGCGACGGCCGCGACAGGATCCACGAGCGAGAGGCGCCGCACGAGCTGCGCGCTCGGCGCGACACGAGGCGCGAAGACCTCGATCGCGTCGGGATAGGCGCGCGGTCGAGGATCGGCGACGGCAACGACGGCAAAGGCGCCCTCCGCGTCGAGGGCGACGGCGGAGGGGATGGCGCCCCCGAAGCGGAAACGCGCGATCTCGACGTGATGCTCGGTGCCGACGACGACGACGCTGCGATCGACGGCCGAAGGAAAAACCGCGAGCCCAGCCGAGGGAGCGGCGGCGCCCGGGAGGAGCGGGGCGCGGGGCTCGATCCAGCGCAAGACGCGGAGGCTCTCGGGCTCGAGCGCGCCGATACGCGTCTGGCCGAGCGCGTAGAGGGCGCCGCCGACACGCTCGATCACGCGCGCGCCCTGCGCCTCGCGCGAGCTCGTCACGACCACGCCGCTCTTCGGATCGACGACGTCGAAGGCCGTACGGCGCGCGACCGCGACGTGACCTTGCGGCAGGAGCATCACGGCCTCGGCGTCGACCGCGACGTCGATCTGCGCCGCGACCTTGCCTTCGAGCCGCCTCTGCGCAGGCGGCGCAGGCTCGTCCGGAGCGCGCTCGGCGCTCGTGCTGGCAGATGCGCTCGCCGAGGCCGGCGCGGGCGCGGCGTTCGCCGTGGGGATCGCGCCTCCCGCGGAGCGCCCCTCGCCCCGCACGGAGAGCGCACCTCCGAGCAGCGGCGCGAGCACGAGCGCGAGCCCGCCGAGCACGAGGCCCGAGGCGCGCGACACGCCGAGCCGCGGCTCCGCGATACCCACGAACTCGCCGCACATGAGGCAACTCGTGCTGCCGACCATGACGGGCTCGAGGCAATAGGGGCAGGTGAACGTGGAGAGCGGGCGCTTGCGGATCGCGGTCGCGCCTTCGAGCGCGGCCGGGAACACGGCCGTCCCGCGGATCCAGCCGGGGACGCTGACGAGCGAGACACCCGAGGACATGGGGATCCGGCCCGTCATCAGGCCACGCGCCACGAACGCGCCCGTCACGGGGCCCATGACGCCGTCGGTGTCCTCGACGAACCAGAGGAGTTTGTCCCGGGCCTGGGGCTCGAGCTTGGCGAGGTCACGCGGGAGCGCCTCGGCGACCACGCCCTCGGGCGGATCGGGCGGGCTCGGGGAGGAGAAGAGATCCGAGAGCGGATCCCACGCGGCGCCGGGGAGGAACCGCTTGCACCCCTCCATGCGGAAGAGCGGGTCCTTGAGCGAGCCCGATCCGATCTCGCGGCGGATCGCCTCCAGCCGCAAGGGTCCGCGGATGTTGCCCTGTTCGGAGACGAAGAATTCGGCGTTCGGGGACACAGGCGCCCAGAAGGGCGCATGCACTGTACTACGAAGCGTCCGTCCGCCGCATCAGTCCCAAGGGGGACGCCTCGCGTCCCCCTCTCGGCCAGGCGGAGCCCGGCCGATTCACCCCCTCGAGGCGAAATCGCTGCGCGATTTCGTTGAGCGCCAAACCCTTCGACGCATTACGCGGTCCGCTTCGTGATGGCCGAACGATAGACGTGCACGTAGCGGCGCGCCGGGCGATCCCAGCCGAGGTCGAGGCGCATCACGCGACGACGGAGCCCCGGCCAGCGGGGCGAGGTCATGGCCGCGAGGGCGCGCTGCACGGCGCCGAGCAGGCTCGTCGACGTGGGTTTGTCGTACAGGAACCCCGTGCCGGTCTCGAGGGCCGCGTCGCAGTCGACGATGGTGTCGAGCAGGCCGCCCGTCCGGTAGGCGACGGGCAAGGCGCCGTACCGCTGCGCGTAGAGCTGCACGAGGCCGCAGGGCTCGTACCGCGAGGGGACGACGACGATGTCGGCGGCGGCGAAGAGGCGGTGCACCAGGGGTTCGGCGGCGTCGCCGAGGAGACGCGCGCGCTCGGGCGCCTTCGCGACCGCCGCTTCGATCTTCGTGAGGATCGCGCGATCTCCCGCGCCTGCCACGACCACGCAGGCGTCACTCTTCAGGATCTTGGGCAACGCGGTGGCGAGCAGATCGCCGCCCTTCTGCGGCGAAATGCGGCCAACCGAGACGACGAGCGGGCGCTCGATGTCGATCGGGAGCCCGAGCTCGGCGAGCAACGCGCTCTTGCAGCGCGCCTTGTTCGTCGTGTCCTCGGCGTCGTACCGCGCGGGCAGCGCCGGATCGGTCATCGGGTTGTACACGGCGTAATCGATGCCGTTCACGATGCCGACGATCTCGTGCTCCTTCGCGCGCGTGGCCAGGACGCCGTCGAGCCGCTCGCCGTGCTCGGGCGTGAGGATCTCGCGCGCGTACGTCGGCGACACCGTGGTGATGGCGTCGGCGGCGAGCAGGCCCGCCTTGAGGAAGCTCACCTTGCCGTAAAACTCGAGGAGCGAGGGCTGGAAATGCTCGTCGCCGAGGCCGATGAGCCGCAGCGCCTCGCGCGGGAAGAGGCCCTGGCGCGCGAGATCGTGGATCGTCAACACCGAGGCGGGGCGCGCGTCGCCCTCGCGGTCGCGCAGGAGGTACGGGACCAGCGCCGAGGGCCAGTCGTGCGCGTGCACGACCTCGAACGGCGTGCCCGCGAGCGCGCGCTGGCGGACGAGCTCGACGACGGAGAGCGCGAACACGCCGTACCGACGCGCGGCCGCGAGATCCCCCTCGTCCTCGTCGGCGAGGCGTGACGGGCCTTCGGCGAAGAGCCCCGGGACATCGAAGAGCACGAGCTCCACGCCCGATCCGAGCCGCCCGTCGAAGACCGTGACCTCGACGCGCTCGCCGCCGATCGTCAGGACGAGCGGGGTCAGCCTCCGCGCGATCATGACGCCGGAAGCTTCGATCCCAGGGTAACGCGGCAGCGCGAGGGTGACCTTGTGCCCGAGGAGCCGGAGCGCCTTCGAGAGCGACGCGACGACGTCGGCGAGGCCGGTGACCTTCACCATCGGCGCGATCTCGGAAGCGACGAAGAGGATGTCCATGCGCGGGCGGGTGTAGCACGAGTCTCGTCCCGAGGGGGACGCCTCGCGTCCGTGGTTTCCGCTCGAGGCTTCGCATGGACAAGCCATGCTTCGCCCCGAACCCCGTCGTCCAGGCAAAGCCCGGCCGATTCACCCCCTAGAGGCGAGCTCGCTGCGCGACCTCGCGGCCGGCTGCCGCGCGGGCGGTAGCCCCGAGCGGCAGGCAGGCTAGGATGGCGACCATGACGCGCATCAGCGCGCGCGAGCTCGGCGCCACGGAAGGCCCCTTCGGCCGCGGGATGAAGGTCGTACGCCCGGCCGAGGTGCCCGAAGGGTCCGTCGTCTCCATCCTCCGCGTGCCCCCGGAGGCCAAGGGCATGCGGCTCGACCGCTTCGTGCAATCCCAGCTCAAGCGGACGAGCCGGACACGCGCCCAGAAGATCATCGCGCACGGCGCGTACGCCCCCGATGCGCGCCGCCTGCGCGGCAACGACCGCGTGCAGGCCGAGCAGCTCATCCTGCTCTGGCGCCCGCCCTGGGACGAGAAGGCGCCCGACGTCACGCTGCGCATCCTGCACGAGGACGACCACCTGCTCGCGGTCGACAAACCCGCGGGGATCCCGGTGCACCCGACGGCGCGTTATCACCAGAGCACGGTGGTGAAGCTGCTCGAGAACGCCCGCGACGGCGAGCGGCTCATGCTCTCGCATCGCCTCGACCGGGAGACCTCGGGCGTGCTCCTGCTCGCCCGGACGAGCCAGGCCGACAGGCACGTGAAATGGCAGTTCGCCCGCGGCGCGATGAAGCCCGGCGCAGAAGAGCGCACCGTGCACAAGGAGTACCTGGCGATCACCTGGGGCGCAGACGAGGAGGACACGTTCCGCGTGGACGCGCCGCTCGAGCTCGACCCGACGAGCCGCTACGGCGTGAAGATGCGCGTCGCCCGGCCCGGCGAGGGCCTGCCCTCGGCCACGCGTTGCGCCGTGATCGGGCGGCGGAGAAACCCCGCGACGGGGAACCTCTACGCCCTCGTACGATGCACCCTCGAGACGGGCCGGCAGCACCAGATCCGCGTGCACCTCGCGTCGCGCGGCACGCCCGTCGTCGGGGACAAACTCTACGGGCCGGACGACGAGCTCTTCGGCCGCGGCGCGGACGGCCTGCTCACGGAGGAGGACCGCGTCGTGCTCGAGCTCGATCGGCACGCGCTGCACGCGGCGATGCTGGAGCTCGATCATCCGGCGGACGAAGGGCGCAGGCTCCGCGTGGAGGCGCCGCTGCCGCCGGATCTCGAGGACTTCTGGGCGAACCTGGAGGAAATCTCGCCTTCCCCTGCTGCAGAAGCGCCTCAGTAAAGCGGGACTTGATCACCCGCCGAGGACCGAGGTGAAGGAGGCAGCGCGCCGCCTCGACGACGCCCGACGGCGCCGAGCGCGCCGCCGAACGTCGCCGCGAGCAGCGAGATCACGGCGCCGCCGAAGCTGAACCACGCGGCGCGGATGGCCTCACCACGATCGAACCGGAACACCTGTCCAAACGGCTCGGTTGGTTGCGCGACCGTGAACGCAGGCTCGTAGCTCGTCGGGCGACCGAACTCCTGCGTGTCCCAGAACGGAGGCGCCCCGCTGCCCACGACGAACACGAGCAGCGCAAGCGAGACGGCCCAGGTGAGCACACCCGCGAGCGCGCCGTCGCCGCGGCGGATCGCCCCGCCGAGCTTGGCCGCCGCGTAGCCACCCACGAAGAGGGCGACGAGCGACGCGAAGGCCATCCACAGGCCCATGCCCGCCCCGAGGCGCTCGAGCGACGCGCGGCCGGCCGGCTCGAGGACGGTCACGCCCGTGGCGAAGCCGAGCAGCCCGAGGAGCACGAGCGTGCCCAGCGCGAGGAAGAGCCCCGCGAGCACGGAGCTCCACCGGACGCGCTGGAGGTCACGCTCCTCGAAGGCGTCGAGCATCTTCCGCACGCCCGAAGGCGGCATCTGCTCGTCGATCGTTGCTGTCGCAGGGACCTCGCGGAGGTCCCTCGGAGGAGGTTCTATCGGCGCGTTCGACATCGATCCGGCGCGGTGCAAGCGCCGCGCCGCGGACGGATCAGAGCCCTTTCGGCACCTTTTCCAGATCGACCTGCTCGAGCGCGTGACGGATGAGCGCGCTGCGGTTCGCCTTCGTCAGGCCACGCGCCTTCAGGGCATCGACCATCTCGTCGAGGCGCTCGAGGTCATCCGTGTACATCGAGATGCAGATGACCTTGTAATGCGTGGGGCGCTCGGCGGCGGGCTTCTGCGCTCGCGCGCTCGGTCTCCCGGCCGGCGTGTAGAACGCCCCGGAGAGGACCCCTTCGACCTCGTCTCGATCGAGCAGCGCGTGCGCGGCATCCGAGAACTCGCCCTCGTGCTTCATCGTCCTCTCCTCAAGCGGTCGCTGCCGCCGTGCGCGCGGGCTTCGTTTCCTTCGTGTCCTTCGCGCCCTTCGTCGTGCCCTCGCGGCTCTGGATGATGCGGTCCACGACCACGCCGTAGTCCTCCGCGGCGGGCGTGCCGGCGGCGTACTCGAAGATCGTCTGCCCCTGCGCCGGCGCTTCCTTCACCTTGATCGCCGCGCGCACCGGCGGCAGGCACCTCTCGCCGAAGTGTTGCTTCAGCGTGGTGACGGCCTCGCGGCAGATCTTCGCGCGCGAATCGAAGAACGTGGGGAGCACGCCCCAGATCTGGACCGGGTGGTGCAGCAGCGCGTTCACGTTCTTCACGGTCTTGATGACCTGACGCACGCCGACGAGCGACAGGTAGTCGCAAGCGACGGGCACGAGCACGCTGTCGGCGAAGACGAGCGCGTTCTGGTTCATCAAGGACAGGCTCGGCGAGCAGTCGAGCACCACGTAGTCGTAACCCGCGGCGGCGGCGCTCAGGCGGTCGCAGAGCACGCGGTCGCGGTTCTGCCGGCCCGCGAGGTAGAGCTCCGCAGCGGCGAGCGTCTCGTTGGAGCCCAAAAGGTCCAGGTTCGGACGAACGACACGCGTCGCGTCCGAGACCCGCAGGCCCATCACGAGCACGTGATAGAGCGAGCGCTCGACGTTCGCGCCGAGCGAGACGGACACGTTGCCCTGCGCGTCCGTGTCGACGAGCAGGACCTTCTTGCCACGCGAGGCGAGGCCGGCCGCGACGCTCACGGCCGTCGTCGTCTTGCCCGTGCCGCCCTTGTGGTTGAACACGGCGAGGTAACGCGGCACGGCCGCGTCCGCGGCTTGCTCTTTCGGCGCCTCGGGCGCGGCCTGCGGGGCCTGCGCGGTCGCGGCCGCCCGCTTGTTCGGGATCTGCGGCACCACGGGCACGGCCACGGCCGGCGAGGTCGCCGAGGAGCTCCGCTTCGAAGGCGCCGCGCTGCTCGCGGGCCCCGAAGCACGCGTCGCCGTGGTTCGCGGCGCCGTCTGCGGCGGCGGCGAGGGCGCGACGGAGGGCGGCGTGACCTCGGCGGCGATCTCGCCGAGCCGGACGCCGCTCGCCTCGCGCTGGAGCTGGGTCCGGCAAGGCATCGAGCACGCGTAGGTGCGACGGCCCTGGAGGTACATCACCTGCGAGGCGAGCTCGGGCTGGAACCGCTTCGCGCACGCGTCACACGTCGCGAGCTTGTCCCCCTGCCCTTCGCCGCCGAGCTGGCTCTTCTCGAGGCACTTCTGGGAGCAATAAAACGAGAACCCACCGTCCCGCTCCTCCATCTGGTAGCGGAACTGGACGTCGAACTCCGACCTGCAAACGCTGCACGACTCCCTGATCCCAGCCACCGCCATGCTCCTTGAAGCTCGCCGCGGCGCCCCGCCGCGACGCTGTCAGCCACCAACAGCACAGCTAGATCGGGGTGGCCAAATTTTTTGTGCGCGTTTTTTTGCCAGGATCCGTGAGGCTGGATCCATCGGCGCGGCGGGAGGACGCCCCGAGGGGCGGAGGGCAGGGCGTTTGGCGAGGCGCGGGCGGCGCGGCCGTGAGCGCGGAGATGCCGCGATCAGTGCCGGAAATGCCGGACGCCCGTGAAGATCATCGCCGCGCCGGCCTTGTCGGCGGCCGCGATCACGTCGGCGTCCTTCACGCTCCCGCCCGGCTGCACGAAGGCGGTCACGCCATGCTCGAGGGCGAGCTCGACGCCGTCGGGGAACGGGAAAAACGCGTCGGAGGCGAGCACGGCGCCCTTCGCCTCGTCCCCGGCCTTGCGGCAGGCGATACGCACGCTCTCGACGCGCGACATCTGCCCCGCGCCCACGCCCACCGTGCGGCCTTCGTGGGCGAGCACGATGGCGTTCGACTTCACGTGCTTGCAGACCTTCCACGCGAGATCGAGCGCGGCGAGCTCCGCCTCCGTGGGCGCGCGTTTCGTGACGATCCGCGCCTTCACGACCTCGTCGCCCCCGGTCGCGTCACGCCCCTGCACGACGAGCCCGCCGCCCACGCGTTTCCACGTGAGCTCGCCCTGCTCGGCCGGCAGGAGGACCCGCGTGGCGAGCAGGCGCAGGTTCTTCTTCGCGCGCAGGATCGGGAGCGCGTCGTCCGCGAACGAGGGCGCCACGACGCACTCGAGGAACGTCTCGGCGAGGGCCGCGGCCGTCGCTTTGTCCACGGGACGGTTCAGCGCCACGATGCCGCCGAACGCGCTCAGCGCGTCGGCGTCCCGCGCGAGCCGATACGCGCGCTCGAGCGAATCCGCGACGGCCACGCCCGAGGGGTTCGCGTGTTTCACCACGACGGCCGCGGGCCGCTCGTGCTCGCGCACGGCCTCGAGCGCCGCGTCCACGTCGACGAGGTTGTTGAACGAGAGCTCCTTGCCGCCGGCGCCGAGCGAATCGGCGAGCGACAGCGAGCCCTCGGGCGCCACGCGCTCGCGGTAGAACGCGCCCGATTGATGCGGGTTCTCGCCGTACCGGAGGCCGTACGCCCGCTCGAACGTGAGCGTCAGGTACCGCGGATACGCCTCCCGCATCGGCTGCGCCTTCTCCTCGGCCGGATCCGGATCCCCGAGCGACGACAGGTACGCCGACACCGCGCCGTCGTACGCGGCCGTATGCGCGAACGCCTTCGCCGCGAGCTTGCGTCGCGTCGCCGCCGACACCTCGCCGGAGCTCGCCTCGATCTCGGCGAGCACGGCCTCGTAATCCGCCGGATCACACACGACGGCGACGCGCCCGTGGTTCTTCGCGGCGCTGCGCACCATCGCGGGCCCGCCGATGTCGATCTGCTCGATCACCTCGGCGAGCAGCACGCCCGGCTTCGCGACGGTCTGCGTGAAGGGATAGAGGTTCACGGCGACGAGGTCGATCGGCGCGCCGCCGAGGCGCTCGAGGTCGGCCTGATCGATGTCGCCGCGCATCAAGATGCCGCCGTGCACGCGCGGGTGCAGCGTCTTCACGCGCCCGCCCATGACCTCGGGCGAGCCCGTGAAGGACTCCACGCTGGTGACGGCAATCCCCGCGTCTGCGAGCGCTTTGAGCGTGCCGCCGGTCGAGAGGATTTTCACCCCCGCCTTCACGAGCGAACGCGCGAATGGGAGAAGGCCCGTCTTGTCGTAGACCGAGATCAGCGCTTGTCGGATCATGGCGGCGAGCGACTAGCGCGCCGCCGCGATGATTGCCAGGTGGGATACGAGAGACGCCTAAGCGCCAGGCTGTTCGGCGGGCGAATCCGGCGGCAGGGACGGCAAGGACGGAGCCGGCGATCCGTTCGGCGTGACGAGCTCGCCGTCGCGGTACTCCAGGCGGGCGTGCGGCGGGCCGAACGTCGCCTCCGGGTCCTTGACGATGAGCGCCTCGCGCAAGACGTCGTCCACGTGGTCGACGAGCACGAGCCGGAGCGCGCGGAGCACGCGGCGCGGGACGTCGCGTAGATCCTTGCGGTTCTCCTTGGGCAGGACGACGGTCGAGATGCCGCTCCGGTGCGCCGCGAGCAGCTTCTCCTTGAGGCCGCCGATCGCGAGCACGCGGCCCCGCAGCGTGACCTCGCCGGTCATGGCGAGGTCCTGACGGACGGAGACCTTCATGAGCGCGCTGCACACGGCCGTGACCATGGTGACGCCCGCGCTCGGCCCGTCCTTGCGCACGAAGTCGGGGAAGTGCACGTGCACGTCCACCTTCTGGTACGCGTCGCTCGAGAGCCCGAGCCGCTCGAGGTGCGAGCGCACGTAGCTCATCGCGGCCTGCGCGCTCTCCTCCATGCCCTTCTCGATCAGGCCCGTCACCACGAGCTTGCCCTTGCCGGGCAGGACCACGGCCTCGGCGGGCAGGAGATCGCCGCCGACGCTGGTCACCGCGAGGCCGTTCACGAGGCCGACCTCGTCCTTCTCGGCGCGCTTGCCGAGCCGGTACTTGGGCACGCCGAGGAACTTCGGGATGCTCTTCGCGGTGATCTCGATGGGTTTGTCCTTGCCCTCGTTCACCACCTTGCGCGCGACCTTGCGGCAGACGCTGGCGATCTCGCGCTCGAGGGAGCGCACGCCGCTCTCCTTCGTGTAGTGGTGGATGATCGTGCGGACCGCGCCCTCGTTGAAGTTCATGTTCACGTCCTCGAGCCCGCACTCCTTGCGCTGGCGCGGGACGAGGTACTTCAGCGAGATGTTGAGCTTCTCGAACTCGGTGTAACCGGAGAGCTGGATGATCTCCATGCGATCCTGCAGCGGCACCGGGATGCCGCCGAGGGTGTTCGCCGTCGTGATGAACATGACGTCGGAGAGGTCGTAATCGAGGTCGAGGTAGTGATCGTTGAACGCGTGGTTCTGCTCGGGATCGAGGACCTCGAGCAGCGCCGCCGCGGGGTCGCCGCGGAAGTCGGTCGACATCTTGTCGACCTCGTCGAGCAGGAAGACGGGGTTGTTCGTCCCGGCCTTCTTGAGGCTCTGGATGAGCTTGCCCGGCAGCGCGCCGATGTACGTGCGGCGGTGGCCGCGGATCTCGGCCTCGTCGCGGACACCGCCGAGGGACAGGCGCACGAACTTGCGGTTCGTCGCGCGCGCGATGCTCTTCGCGAGGCTCGTCTTGCCGACGCCGGGCGGACCAACGAAGCAGAGCACCGGGCCCTTGAGCTTCTTCGTGAGCGCCTGAACCGCGAGGTACTCGAGGATGCGCTCCTTGATCTTGCGCAGGCCGTAGTGGTCCTCGTCGAGGATCTTCTCGGCCTCGCCGAGGTCGAAGCGCTCCTCGCTCTTCTCGTACCAGGGCAGGTCGAGGATCCAGTCGATGTAGTTGCGCACGACGGTCGCTTCCGCGCTCGTCGGGTGCATCATCTTGAGCTTCTTGAGCTCCTTCTTGACCTTCGCGGTGGCCTCTTTGCTCATCCGCTTGGTCTTGAGCGCCTCTTCGATCTCCTGGATCTCGTTCTTGAACTCGTCGCGCTCGCCGCCGCCCAGCTCCTTCTGGATGGCCTGCATCTGCTCGTTCAGGTAGTACTCCTTCTGCGTCTTCTCCATCTGCTTCTTGACGCGGGAGCGGATCTTCTTCTCTACCTGAAGGATCTCGATTTCGGCCTGCATCAGCTCGATGAGGCGCTCGAGCCGCTGCTTCGGATCGTCCGTCTCGAGCAGGCTCTGACGATCGGCGAGCTTGATCGTCGGCAGGTTCGCGACGATGGCGTCGGCGAGGCGCGAGGCGTCGTCGATGGCCTGCACGGCCATCAAGACCTCGGGCTGGATCTTCTTGTTGAGCTTTACGTAGACCTCGAAGGTGCTCTGCACGCTGCGCATGAGCGCCTCGACCTCGACGCTCGAAGCAGCCTTCTCGGGGATCTCCTCGTACTCGACCAGGAAGAAGGCGTCCGACGGGACGAACTTCTTGATCTTCGCGCGGCGCTTGCCCTCGATGAGCACCTTCACCGTCCCGTCGGGCAGGCGGAGGAGCTGCATGATCACGCCGACCGAGCCAACGGCGAAGATGTCCTCGGCCGTCGGGTCGTTCGTCTTGGCGTTACGTTGCGCCGCGAGGAAGATCTCCTTGCCGCGGTTCATCGCCTCGTCGAGCGCGGCGATCGAGCGCTCGCGGCCGACGAAGAGCTGGGAGACCATGTAAGGAAAGACGATGATGTCCCTGAGCGGCAGGAGGGGTGCGACCCCGCGCTCCGGGGCGGACTTGCCGCGATCACTGTCGTTCTTGAAGAACATCCGACGTCTTTCTCGCCCCGGCGCGCGGCCGGGGCAAACGGGCCTACGGGTGATCGCTCGCTCGTGAAGACGAGGGAGGCGACGCGAGGAAGAGGAATGGCAGTGGGGGGAGGACCGCCTCCCCCGGCGCTAAGCGAGCTCCGCTTCTTTCTGGTAAACGATCAGCGGGGCCTCGTGCTTGAGGATGACGTCCTCGCTGACGACGACCTCTTTCACGCCCTGGCGCGAGGGCACGTCGTACATGATGTCGAGCATCGCCGCCTCGAGGATGGCCCGAAGGCCACGCGCGCCGCTGTTGCGCTCGAGCGCCTGCCGCGCGACCGCCGTGAGCGCGCCCTTCGTGAACTTGAGCTTCACGCCATCCATCTCGAGCAGCTTCTGGTACTGCTTCACGAGGCTGTTTTTCGGCTTCGTGAGGATGTCGATGAGCGCGTCCTCGTTCAGCTCGTGCAGCGTCGCGATGACGGGCAAGCGGCCGATGAACTCCGGGATCAGGCCGAACTTGAGGAGATCCTCGGGCTGGACCTGCGAGAGCACGTCGCCGAGCTTGAACTCCTTCTTCGACTTGATGTCGGCCCCGAAGCCGAGCGTGTTCTGCCCGACGCGGCGCTGGATGATCTGATCGAGGCCGACGAACGCGCCGCCGCAGATGAACAGGATGTTCGTCGTGTCCACCTGCAGGAAATCCTGCTGCGGATGCTTGCGGCCGCCCTTCGGAGGCACGTTCGCGATGGTGCCCTCGATGATCTTCAGGAGCGCCTGCTGCACGCCCTCGCCCGAGACGTCACGCGTGATGCTCGGGTTGTCGCTCTTCCGGCTGATCTTGTCGATCTCGTCGATGTAGACGATGCCGCGCTGCGCGCGCTCCACGTCGTGATCGGCGTTCTGGAGGAGCTGGACGATGATGTTCTCGACGTCCTCACCGACGTACCCCGCCTCGGTCAACGTCGTGGCGTCGGCGATCGCGAAGGGAACGTTGATGATCTTCGCGAGCGTCTGCGCGAGCAGCGTCTTGCCCGAGCCCGTCGGGCCGAGCAGGAGGATGTTCGACTTCTGCAGCTCGACGTCGTCCGAGTGGACGCGGCTGTCGATGCGCTTGTAGTGGTTGTGCACCGCGACCGAGAGGACCTTCTTCGCTCGGTGCTGCCCAACCACGTACTCGTCGAG is from Polyangium spumosum and encodes:
- the lon gene encoding endopeptidase La — its product is MFFKNDSDRGKSAPERGVAPLLPLRDIIVFPYMVSQLFVGRERSIAALDEAMNRGKEIFLAAQRNAKTNDPTAEDIFAVGSVGVIMQLLRLPDGTVKVLIEGKRRAKIKKFVPSDAFFLVEYEEIPEKAASSVEVEALMRSVQSTFEVYVKLNKKIQPEVLMAVQAIDDASRLADAIVANLPTIKLADRQSLLETDDPKQRLERLIELMQAEIEILQVEKKIRSRVKKQMEKTQKEYYLNEQMQAIQKELGGGERDEFKNEIQEIEEALKTKRMSKEATAKVKKELKKLKMMHPTSAEATVVRNYIDWILDLPWYEKSEERFDLGEAEKILDEDHYGLRKIKERILEYLAVQALTKKLKGPVLCFVGPPGVGKTSLAKSIARATNRKFVRLSLGGVRDEAEIRGHRRTYIGALPGKLIQSLKKAGTNNPVFLLDEVDKMSTDFRGDPAAALLEVLDPEQNHAFNDHYLDLDYDLSDVMFITTANTLGGIPVPLQDRMEIIQLSGYTEFEKLNISLKYLVPRQRKECGLEDVNMNFNEGAVRTIIHHYTKESGVRSLEREIASVCRKVARKVVNEGKDKPIEITAKSIPKFLGVPKYRLGKRAEKDEVGLVNGLAVTSVGGDLLPAEAVVLPGKGKLVVTGLIEKGMEESAQAAMSYVRSHLERLGLSSDAYQKVDVHVHFPDFVRKDGPSAGVTMVTAVCSALMKVSVRQDLAMTGEVTLRGRVLAIGGLKEKLLAAHRSGISTVVLPKENRKDLRDVPRRVLRALRLVLVDHVDDVLREALIVKDPEATFGPPHARLEYRDGELVTPNGSPAPSLPSLPPDSPAEQPGA
- a CDS encoding RluA family pseudouridine synthase; translation: MTRISARELGATEGPFGRGMKVVRPAEVPEGSVVSILRVPPEAKGMRLDRFVQSQLKRTSRTRAQKIIAHGAYAPDARRLRGNDRVQAEQLILLWRPPWDEKAPDVTLRILHEDDHLLAVDKPAGIPVHPTARYHQSTVVKLLENARDGERLMLSHRLDRETSGVLLLARTSQADRHVKWQFARGAMKPGAEERTVHKEYLAITWGADEEDTFRVDAPLELDPTSRYGVKMRVARPGEGLPSATRCAVIGRRRNPATGNLYALVRCTLETGRQHQIRVHLASRGTPVVGDKLYGPDDELFGRGADGLLTEEDRVVLELDRHALHAAMLELDHPADEGRRLRVEAPLPPDLEDFWANLEEISPSPAAEAPQ
- a CDS encoding ParA family protein yields the protein MAGIRESCSVCRSEFDVQFRYQMEERDGGFSFYCSQKCLEKSQLGGEGQGDKLATCDACAKRFQPELASQVMYLQGRRTYACSMPCRTQLQREASGVRLGEIAAEVTPPSVAPSPPPQTAPRTTATRASGPASSAAPSKRSSSATSPAVAVPVVPQIPNKRAAATAQAPQAAPEAPKEQAADAAVPRYLAVFNHKGGTGKTTTAVSVAAGLASRGKKVLLVDTDAQGNVSVSLGANVERSLYHVLVMGLRVSDATRVVRPNLDLLGSNETLAAAELYLAGRQNRDRVLCDRLSAAAAGYDYVVLDCSPSLSLMNQNALVFADSVLVPVACDYLSLVGVRQVIKTVKNVNALLHHPVQIWGVLPTFFDSRAKICREAVTTLKQHFGERCLPPVRAAIKVKEAPAQGQTIFEYAAGTPAAEDYGVVVDRIIQSREGTTKGAKDTKETKPARTAAATA
- the purH gene encoding bifunctional phosphoribosylaminoimidazolecarboxamide formyltransferase/IMP cyclohydrolase, coding for MIRQALISVYDKTGLLPFARSLVKAGVKILSTGGTLKALADAGIAVTSVESFTGSPEVMGGRVKTLHPRVHGGILMRGDIDQADLERLGGAPIDLVAVNLYPFTQTVAKPGVLLAEVIEQIDIGGPAMVRSAAKNHGRVAVVCDPADYEAVLAEIEASSGEVSAATRRKLAAKAFAHTAAYDGAVSAYLSSLGDPDPAEEKAQPMREAYPRYLTLTFERAYGLRYGENPHQSGAFYRERVAPEGSLSLADSLGAGGKELSFNNLVDVDAALEAVREHERPAAVVVKHANPSGVAVADSLERAYRLARDADALSAFGGIVALNRPVDKATAAALAETFLECVVAPSFADDALPILRAKKNLRLLATRVLLPAEQGELTWKRVGGGLVVQGRDATGGDEVVKARIVTKRAPTEAELAALDLAWKVCKHVKSNAIVLAHEGRTVGVGAGQMSRVESVRIACRKAGDEAKGAVLASDAFFPFPDGVELALEHGVTAFVQPGGSVKDADVIAAADKAGAAMIFTGVRHFRH
- a CDS encoding glycogen synthase → MDILFVASEIAPMVKVTGLADVVASLSKALRLLGHKVTLALPRYPGIEASGVMIARRLTPLVLTIGGERVEVTVFDGRLGSGVELVLFDVPGLFAEGPSRLADEDEGDLAAARRYGVFALSVVELVRQRALAGTPFEVVHAHDWPSALVPYLLRDREGDARPASVLTIHDLARQGLFPREALRLIGLGDEHFQPSLLEFYGKVSFLKAGLLAADAITTVSPTYAREILTPEHGERLDGVLATRAKEHEIVGIVNGIDYAVYNPMTDPALPARYDAEDTTNKARCKSALLAELGLPIDIERPLVVSVGRISPQKGGDLLATALPKILKSDACVVVAGAGDRAILTKIEAAVAKAPERARLLGDAAEPLVHRLFAAADIVVVPSRYEPCGLVQLYAQRYGALPVAYRTGGLLDTIVDCDAALETGTGFLYDKPTSTSLLGAVQRALAAMTSPRWPGLRRRVMRLDLGWDRPARRYVHVYRSAITKRTA